The following are encoded together in the uncultured Sphaerochaeta sp. genome:
- the rpsL gene encoding 30S ribosomal protein S12, translated as MPTINQLIRKGRKTIVQKTKSPALEGCPQKRGVCTRVMTVTPKKPNSALRKVARVRLSNGIEVTAYIPGIGHNLQEHSVVLLRGGRVKDLPGVRYHIVRGAKDTLGVADRKRSRSKYGAKKPKA; from the coding sequence ATGCCTACTATTAATCAGCTGATCAGAAAGGGTAGAAAGACCATTGTCCAGAAGACAAAGTCCCCAGCCCTCGAAGGTTGTCCCCAGAAGCGTGGCGTATGCACCAGGGTCATGACCGTAACCCCGAAGAAGCCGAACTCTGCTTTGAGAAAGGTCGCACGTGTGCGTCTTTCCAATGGTATTGAGGTTACCGCCTATATCCCCGGTATCGGACATAACCTGCAGGAGCACTCGGTAGTACTTCTTCGTGGCGGAAGGGTCAAGGACCTTCCCGGTGTTCGCTATCACATTGTTCGTGGTGCCAAGGATACCCTTGGTGTTGCAGATCGTAAGAGAAGCCGCTCCAAATACGGCGCCAAGAAGCCTAAGGCTTGA
- the rpsG gene encoding 30S ribosomal protein S7 yields MSRRTAAPVREVLPDPVYGSVIVEKFIRRMMYDGKKSLSTRIIYNAMLTIGEKTGEKPLDVFLKALDNVKPVVEVKSRRVGGATYQVPVEIRENRREALAMRWIIAAARSRNGHSMAEKLGAELLDAYQNTGSAFKKKEDTHRMAEANKAFSHYRW; encoded by the coding sequence ATGTCTAGAAGAACTGCTGCTCCCGTCAGGGAAGTGTTGCCGGATCCCGTATATGGGAGTGTCATTGTTGAGAAGTTCATCCGTCGCATGATGTACGATGGAAAGAAGTCCCTCAGCACCAGGATCATTTACAATGCCATGTTGACCATTGGTGAGAAGACCGGTGAAAAGCCGCTTGATGTCTTCCTCAAGGCCTTGGATAATGTAAAGCCAGTTGTTGAGGTCAAGAGCCGCCGTGTTGGTGGTGCAACCTATCAGGTTCCTGTGGAGATTCGTGAGAATCGCCGTGAGGCCCTTGCAATGCGCTGGATTATCGCCGCTGCTCGTTCCCGTAATGGGCACAGCATGGCCGAGAAACTTGGTGCTGAGCTCCTGGATGCCTACCAGAATACCGGTTCTGCCTTCAAGAAGAAGGAAGATACCCACAGAATGGCAGAAGCCAACAAGGCTTTCAGTCATTACCGTTGGTAA
- the tuf gene encoding elongation factor Tu: protein MAKEKFQRTKPHVNVGTIGHVDHGKTTLTAAITMHCAKLFGDKALAYDSIDNAPEEKERGITINTRHVEYQSTNRHYAHVDCPGHADYIKNMITGAAQMDGAIIVVAATDGAMAQTKEHILLARQVGVPCLIVFINKTDQVDDPELIDLVEEEMRDLLNEYGFDGANTPVVRGSAFNAMSNPDDPEQTKCLDELLDAMDNFIPLPERAVDQPFLMPIEDIFSISGRGTVVTGRIERGIIKVNEPASIVGIRDTRDTVVTGVEMFNKLLDEGQAGDNIGALLRGVDKKDVVRGQVLAKPKSINPHAKFSGTVYVLSKDEGGRHSPFFSGYRPQFYFRTTDITGTVTLPEDKQMVLPGDHTDINVELIHPVAMDKGLRFAIREGGRTVASGQVTEIVE from the coding sequence ATGGCAAAAGAGAAATTTCAGAGGACGAAGCCACACGTAAACGTAGGCACCATCGGTCACGTTGACCATGGTAAGACTACCCTTACCGCAGCAATTACCATGCACTGTGCAAAGCTGTTTGGCGATAAGGCACTTGCTTACGATTCAATCGACAACGCCCCTGAGGAAAAAGAGCGTGGTATTACCATTAACACCAGACACGTTGAGTATCAGTCTACTAATAGACACTATGCACACGTTGACTGCCCGGGACACGCTGACTACATCAAGAACATGATCACCGGTGCTGCACAGATGGACGGCGCCATCATCGTCGTTGCAGCAACTGACGGTGCTATGGCACAGACCAAAGAGCACATTCTGCTCGCACGCCAGGTTGGTGTACCTTGCTTGATCGTTTTTATCAACAAGACTGACCAGGTTGACGATCCAGAATTGATCGACCTCGTTGAAGAAGAAATGCGCGACCTGCTCAATGAGTATGGCTTCGACGGTGCTAATACTCCTGTCGTTCGCGGTTCTGCTTTCAATGCAATGAGCAATCCTGATGATCCTGAACAGACCAAGTGTCTTGACGAACTGCTTGATGCAATGGATAACTTCATTCCGCTTCCGGAGCGTGCTGTTGACCAGCCTTTCTTGATGCCGATTGAGGATATCTTCTCCATCTCCGGCCGTGGTACTGTAGTTACCGGTCGTATTGAGCGTGGTATCATCAAGGTTAACGAACCTGCTTCAATTGTTGGTATTCGTGATACCCGTGACACTGTTGTCACTGGTGTTGAGATGTTCAACAAGTTGCTCGACGAAGGTCAGGCTGGTGACAACATCGGTGCACTGCTTCGTGGTGTTGACAAGAAGGACGTTGTTCGTGGCCAGGTTTTGGCAAAGCCCAAGTCCATCAATCCCCACGCCAAGTTCTCCGGTACTGTATATGTACTGAGCAAGGACGAGGGTGGTCGTCACTCCCCATTCTTCAGCGGCTATCGCCCGCAGTTCTATTTCCGCACCACTGATATCACTGGTACGGTAACCCTGCCTGAAGACAAGCAGATGGTTCTGCCTGGGGATCACACCGACATCAATGTCGAACTCATTCACCCTGTTGCCATGGACAAGGGACTCCGCTTCGCTATCCGCGAAGGTGGTAGAACCGTTGCTTCCGGTCAGGTTACCGAGATCGTTGAATAA
- the rpsJ gene encoding 30S ribosomal protein S10 translates to MAKERIRVRLRGFDIELVEQSSKAIVDTVVRAGATVSGPVPLPTRINKYTVLRSPFVNKKSREQFEMRTHKRLIDILDPTSKVMDALMKLELPAGVDVEIKQ, encoded by the coding sequence ATGGCTAAAGAGAGAATTCGAGTTAGGCTGAGAGGTTTTGATATTGAGCTGGTTGAACAGAGCTCAAAAGCTATCGTAGATACCGTTGTCAGGGCTGGTGCTACAGTGTCAGGTCCTGTACCTCTCCCGACCCGTATCAACAAGTACACTGTCCTGAGATCGCCCTTTGTCAACAAAAAGTCTCGTGAACAATTTGAGATGAGAACCCACAAAAGGTTGATTGACATTTTGGATCCTACATCAAAAGTCATGGATGCCCTCATGAAGCTTGAGCTCCCTGCCGGTGTGGATGTAGAGATTAAACAGTAA
- the rplC gene encoding 50S ribosomal protein L3, producing the protein MLGLIGKKVGMTQVFDAQGRLTPVTVIKIEGNVVVSDRNEEKNGYSAAVLGSIDKKKSTITKPYAGQFKEVCEPKQHVMEFRDYDREVAVGEVLGVDIFKDISFVDVTGTSKGKGFAGGMKRHGFKGGRATHGSKFHRDIGGTSMSSTPSRTFKGTRMAGHMGNERTTVQNLKVVRVDEEMQVLMVKGAIPGPAQSVVIVKKAIKK; encoded by the coding sequence ATGTTAGGGCTTATCGGCAAAAAAGTTGGAATGACACAGGTGTTTGATGCGCAAGGCAGGCTCACACCCGTGACTGTAATAAAAATAGAGGGCAACGTTGTTGTCTCGGACCGCAATGAGGAGAAGAATGGATATTCTGCTGCTGTATTGGGTTCGATTGACAAGAAGAAAAGCACTATCACCAAACCATATGCTGGACAGTTCAAGGAAGTATGTGAACCAAAGCAGCATGTAATGGAATTCCGTGACTATGACCGTGAGGTCGCAGTCGGCGAGGTGTTGGGCGTGGATATATTTAAGGACATCTCCTTTGTGGATGTCACCGGGACTTCTAAAGGTAAGGGTTTTGCCGGCGGTATGAAACGACATGGCTTTAAGGGCGGTCGTGCTACCCACGGTTCCAAATTCCATCGCGACATCGGCGGTACGTCAATGTCTTCCACCCCTTCCCGCACATTCAAAGGTACTCGGATGGCTGGCCACATGGGTAATGAGAGGACGACGGTCCAGAACCTGAAGGTAGTCCGTGTCGATGAAGAGATGCAGGTCCTTATGGTTAAGGGTGCTATCCCTGGCCCCGCCCAGAGTGTCGTCATCGTCAAGAAAGCGATCAAGAAGTAG
- the rplD gene encoding 50S ribosomal protein L4 → METKVFSIDGKEVRTLVLNDEVFNREVSDGTIYYAVNSELANHRVGTASTKTRAEVRYSNNKPYKQKGTGNARAGDKKSPVRVGGGTIFGPKPRDYSITLPKKMKRLAMKSLLSMGVKEDRLVVVEDFSIESGKTRDLDKILKNFVEDESRTILILKDDDAMVRRAARNIPYLRVLSYNKLSAKELLYGRKLLVLEGAAKNLNEFYGDK, encoded by the coding sequence ATGGAAACGAAAGTCTTTTCAATCGACGGCAAAGAGGTCCGAACCCTCGTGTTGAATGATGAAGTGTTCAACAGAGAGGTAAGTGATGGTACCATTTATTATGCCGTAAACAGCGAGCTTGCAAACCACCGTGTTGGTACTGCAAGTACTAAGACCCGCGCAGAGGTCAGATACAGCAATAATAAGCCATACAAACAGAAGGGTACTGGTAACGCACGTGCCGGTGACAAGAAAAGCCCTGTCAGAGTTGGTGGTGGAACGATTTTTGGACCCAAGCCGCGCGATTATAGTATTACCCTCCCCAAGAAGATGAAGAGGCTTGCTATGAAGAGCCTGTTGTCTATGGGAGTCAAGGAGGATCGTCTCGTTGTTGTAGAGGATTTCTCCATCGAAAGTGGCAAAACCAGGGATCTGGATAAGATTCTTAAGAACTTCGTCGAGGATGAGAGCAGAACCATTCTGATCCTGAAAGATGACGATGCAATGGTGCGCCGTGCTGCAAGGAACATTCCGTACCTGCGTGTTCTTTCTTACAACAAGCTTTCTGCTAAGGAGTTGTTGTACGGGAGAAAGCTCCTGGTTCTGGAAGGGGCTGCTAAGAATTTGAATGAATTCTACGGCGACAAATAA
- the rplW gene encoding 50S ribosomal protein L23, which yields MRADQVIIEPVLSEKTNLAREGETKKYSFKVRMDSNKYQIMAAVKELFGVEVAACNVMIVKGKPKYSRGKGGSILGNTGNWKKAVVTLAKGDTIQAIEGV from the coding sequence ATGAGAGCAGACCAAGTTATTATTGAACCCGTCCTGAGTGAGAAGACCAATCTTGCTCGAGAGGGCGAAACAAAGAAGTATTCGTTCAAGGTCCGTATGGACAGCAACAAGTATCAGATCATGGCAGCTGTTAAAGAGCTCTTTGGTGTTGAGGTTGCAGCTTGTAACGTGATGATTGTGAAGGGCAAGCCAAAGTATTCCCGCGGTAAGGGTGGTTCCATCCTTGGTAACACCGGTAACTGGAAGAAGGCTGTCGTAACCCTGGCCAAGGGTGATACCATCCAGGCCATCGAAGGCGTATAA